From Longimicrobiaceae bacterium, a single genomic window includes:
- a CDS encoding NUDIX hydrolase — MSVRLRDRRRRSSKGRQIWRHLRTAMRLLLRHPVPSVSVVPVLADGRIVLVRRVDDDRWAIPGGMMDWGEDVPGTAERELEEETGLRIVTIRRLLGVYSSPERDPRTHAVNVTVVAEVEGEPEIQDALEVSDVQAFPIERLPFGYLAHDHERQLRDYLDDRTVVA, encoded by the coding sequence ATGAGCGTTCGACTCCGGGACCGGCGCAGGCGCTCGTCGAAGGGGCGGCAGATCTGGCGCCACCTCCGCACGGCCATGCGCCTCCTGCTGCGCCATCCGGTCCCCAGCGTCTCGGTAGTCCCCGTCCTCGCGGACGGGCGGATCGTGCTGGTGCGGCGGGTGGACGACGACCGGTGGGCCATTCCCGGGGGGATGATGGACTGGGGCGAGGACGTGCCCGGCACCGCGGAGCGCGAGCTGGAGGAGGAGACGGGGCTGCGGATCGTCACCATCCGCCGGCTCCTGGGGGTGTACTCCTCCCCGGAGCGCGACCCGCGGACGCACGCCGTGAACGTCACCGTGGTGGCGGAGGTGGAGGGGGAGCCGGAGATCCAGGACGCCCTGGAGGTCAGCGACGTCCAGGCGTTCCCGATCGAGCGGCTCCCCTTCGGCTACCTGGCGCACGACCACGAGCGGCAGCTCCGCGACTACCTGGACGACCGGACCGTGGTCGCGTAG
- a CDS encoding tetratricopeptide repeat protein: MPSHLLVERALALIPDSEEFRPLSDAVIGTSRIDSEKVWARSGAYATVGKRVVDPAGLRALIPELAERAQQRLQRLFDLVLEAIQKQEEGDLAAAAGTLVRAGEMEEEDRRLDKAERIYGQALEIARDLREKGPQVLALRRLGRVVRAAGRLDEAWGWYERSYLLAVDEMDLAGQAVACQGLGNLCDDRGQREQAWTWYERGLRLARGLSDPGLEWPFHANLSILAMHRGELSRAEESLRRARACIEATGDEGGMLYWFNNRGLILMEGEDALGAEAMFREGLERCRNPLWEILLRVNLGDALARQDRFFEAEEEARRAEEAAIAHRYIPRLVEVYGLFGKIARRRCDEEGFVFFEQALNVCRERELPAVKEAGVYEEYGLLHLACGRRTEAEAYLEQARAVYRDLGLGRDLVRVDGELARARAVEEPKLTA, translated from the coding sequence ATGCCGTCGCACCTCCTGGTGGAGCGGGCGCTCGCGCTCATCCCCGACTCCGAAGAGTTCCGGCCGCTGAGCGACGCGGTGATCGGGACCTCCCGGATCGACTCCGAGAAGGTGTGGGCCCGCTCGGGGGCCTACGCCACGGTGGGGAAGCGCGTGGTGGACCCGGCGGGGCTGCGGGCGCTGATCCCGGAGCTGGCCGAGCGCGCACAGCAGCGGCTGCAGCGGCTCTTCGACCTGGTGCTGGAGGCGATCCAGAAGCAGGAGGAGGGCGACCTGGCCGCGGCGGCCGGGACGCTGGTGCGCGCGGGGGAGATGGAGGAGGAGGACCGGCGGCTGGACAAGGCGGAGCGGATCTACGGGCAGGCGCTGGAGATCGCCCGCGACCTGCGCGAAAAGGGCCCGCAGGTGCTGGCGCTGCGCAGGCTGGGGCGGGTGGTGCGGGCCGCGGGGCGGCTGGACGAGGCCTGGGGGTGGTACGAGCGGAGCTACCTGCTGGCGGTGGACGAGATGGACCTCGCGGGGCAGGCGGTGGCCTGCCAGGGGCTGGGGAACCTGTGCGACGACCGGGGACAGCGGGAGCAGGCGTGGACGTGGTACGAGCGCGGGCTGCGGCTGGCGCGTGGGCTGAGCGACCCGGGGCTGGAGTGGCCCTTCCACGCGAACCTTTCCATCCTGGCGATGCACCGGGGCGAGCTGTCGCGCGCCGAGGAGTCGCTGCGGCGCGCCCGGGCGTGCATCGAGGCCACGGGGGACGAGGGGGGGATGCTCTACTGGTTCAACAACCGGGGGCTCATCCTCATGGAGGGGGAGGACGCCCTGGGCGCGGAGGCGATGTTCCGGGAGGGGCTGGAGCGCTGCCGCAACCCGCTCTGGGAGATCCTGCTGCGGGTGAACCTGGGGGACGCGCTGGCGCGGCAGGACCGCTTCTTCGAGGCGGAGGAGGAGGCGCGCCGGGCGGAGGAGGCCGCCATCGCCCACCGCTACATCCCGCGGCTGGTGGAGGTGTACGGGCTCTTCGGGAAGATCGCGCGGCGGCGCTGCGACGAGGAGGGGTTCGTCTTCTTCGAGCAGGCGCTGAACGTCTGCCGGGAGCGGGAGCTGCCGGCGGTGAAGGAGGCCGGCGTGTACGAGGAGTACGGGCTGCTGCACCTGGCCTGCGGGCGGCGCACGGAGGCCGAGGCGTACCTGGAGCAGGCGCGCGCGGTCTACCGCGACCTGGGGCTGGGGCGGGACCTGGTGCGGGTGGACGGGGAGCTGGCGCGGGCGCGGGCGGTGGAGGAGCCGAAGCTCACGGCATAG